In the Euzebya sp. genome, one interval contains:
- the metH gene encoding methionine synthase produces the protein MNAFLRALDERVLIVDGAMGVSLQERDLTAEDFDGLEGCNEVLVRTRPDVIRDLHDEFLDVGCDAVETDSFGGAPWVLDEYGLGAETEELNRLSAVLAREACDAAAGERWVIGSIGPGTRSPTLSLTRPADAGDWIDLDAMVAGYTRQVRGLLAGGADVLLIETVFDLLQAKAAVAACHDAMGAEGVTVPIMVSVTIEQGINTMLLGSEIGAAVTALDPLGVDVIGMNCATGPEDMREHVRHLSTGSRKPISIIPNAGIPEMVDGVTCYPLSPEALAAAHVEFVSELGVRIVGGCCGTTPEHLRHVVQAVRDLTPAPRDVQWTPALSSLYSSVPIRQDLSVHIIGERLNANGSKQFREHLLDSDLEAMLSIAKAQTGEGAHSLDVCVDYVGRDGVADMTALVDHLATASTLPLVIDSTETAVVEAALKRLGGRSVINSVNLEDGRTKADVLLPLAKRYGAALVALAIDEEGQARTTEWKVDVCRRIADIAIGEYGLEPSDLIFDCLTFPLGSGQEDLRRDGIATLDAIEQVKSLIPGCATTLGVSNVSFGLSPAARQALNSVFLHEATLRGLDTAIVHASKILPLSKLDDEVRTVCTDLVYDRRGPAGMDGTAEEGYDPLHRLMALFEGVSATQSTKASLADLPLDERLSQRIIDGERDGLDADLDEAMAAGIAPLDIINTHLLAGMKVVGDRFGAGEMQLPFVLQSAETMKAAVAHLEPHMDAADTGGKARVVLATVKGDVHDIGKNLVDIILTNNGYEVRNLGIKQPIDAIVQAAEEFGADAIGLSGLLVKSTVVMRDDLEELVRRQLAHYPVLLGGAALTRGYVEIDLRERYDGPLFYCKDAFSGLQVMDQVAQRKAGADLGPTWGREVGERRVRSTGPSDVEGADTADVVRSDVATDVDVPTPPFYGTRVTRGIGLDEIADHLNTTTLFRNQWGFDRDQAAEGEAALRQVLARARAEALLVPEAVHGYFACQSEGNDLIVYEGPESDGVAARFTFPRQTRGRRLCIADFFRSVESGERDVIAFHAVTMGRRVSERAAELFAADAYTDYLYLHGIGVEMAEALAELVHKRIRAELGIGGDDADDVAGLFKQGYRGSRYSFGYAACPDLESRKPLFDLLDAGRIGLELSEEFQLVPEQSTDALIVHHPEAKYFNAR, from the coding sequence ATGAACGCATTCCTGCGCGCACTGGACGAGCGCGTCCTGATCGTGGACGGCGCGATGGGCGTCTCGCTGCAGGAGCGGGACCTGACCGCCGAGGACTTCGACGGCCTCGAGGGGTGCAACGAGGTCCTGGTCCGCACCCGTCCGGACGTGATCCGCGACCTCCACGACGAGTTCCTCGACGTCGGCTGCGACGCGGTCGAGACCGACAGCTTCGGCGGCGCCCCCTGGGTCCTCGACGAGTACGGGCTCGGTGCGGAGACCGAGGAGCTCAACCGCCTGTCCGCCGTGCTGGCCCGCGAGGCCTGCGACGCCGCCGCCGGCGAGCGGTGGGTCATCGGCTCCATCGGCCCCGGCACCCGGTCCCCGACGCTGTCGCTGACCAGGCCCGCGGACGCCGGCGACTGGATCGACCTCGACGCGATGGTCGCCGGGTACACCCGCCAGGTGCGCGGGCTGCTCGCCGGCGGCGCCGACGTCCTGCTGATCGAGACGGTCTTCGACCTGCTGCAGGCCAAGGCCGCGGTCGCGGCCTGCCACGACGCGATGGGCGCCGAGGGCGTGACCGTGCCGATCATGGTCTCGGTCACGATCGAGCAGGGCATCAACACGATGCTGCTCGGCTCGGAGATCGGCGCGGCCGTGACCGCCCTCGACCCCCTCGGCGTCGACGTGATCGGCATGAACTGCGCCACGGGCCCCGAGGACATGCGCGAGCACGTCCGCCACCTGTCGACGGGCAGCCGCAAGCCGATCTCGATCATCCCGAACGCCGGCATCCCCGAGATGGTCGATGGCGTCACCTGCTACCCGCTCAGCCCGGAGGCCCTCGCCGCCGCCCACGTCGAGTTCGTGTCCGAGCTCGGCGTCCGGATCGTCGGCGGGTGCTGCGGCACCACGCCCGAGCACCTCCGCCACGTCGTGCAGGCCGTCCGCGACCTCACGCCCGCGCCGCGAGACGTCCAGTGGACGCCGGCGCTCTCCTCGCTGTACTCGAGCGTCCCGATCCGCCAGGACCTCAGCGTCCACATCATCGGCGAGCGCCTCAACGCCAACGGCTCGAAGCAGTTCCGCGAGCACCTCCTCGACAGCGACCTCGAGGCCATGCTGTCGATCGCCAAGGCGCAGACCGGGGAGGGCGCCCACTCCCTCGACGTCTGCGTGGACTACGTCGGCCGCGACGGGGTGGCGGACATGACGGCGCTCGTCGACCACCTGGCGACCGCGTCGACCCTCCCCCTCGTCATCGACTCGACCGAGACCGCGGTGGTCGAGGCCGCGCTCAAGCGCCTCGGCGGGCGGTCGGTCATCAACTCGGTCAACCTCGAGGACGGCCGCACCAAGGCCGATGTCCTGCTCCCGCTGGCGAAGCGCTACGGCGCCGCCCTGGTGGCCCTCGCGATCGACGAGGAGGGGCAGGCCCGGACCACGGAGTGGAAGGTCGACGTATGCCGGCGGATCGCCGACATCGCGATCGGCGAGTACGGCCTCGAGCCGTCGGACCTGATCTTCGACTGCCTGACCTTCCCGCTCGGCTCGGGGCAGGAGGACCTCCGCCGCGACGGGATCGCCACCCTCGACGCGATCGAGCAGGTGAAGTCCCTGATCCCCGGCTGCGCCACCACCCTCGGCGTGTCGAACGTGTCGTTCGGCCTGTCGCCCGCCGCCCGCCAGGCCCTCAACAGCGTGTTCCTGCACGAGGCGACGCTGCGCGGGCTCGACACCGCGATCGTCCACGCCTCGAAGATCCTGCCCCTCTCCAAGCTGGACGACGAGGTGCGCACCGTCTGCACCGACCTGGTCTACGACCGACGCGGCCCCGCGGGCATGGACGGGACGGCCGAGGAGGGCTACGACCCCCTCCACCGGCTCATGGCCCTGTTCGAGGGGGTGTCGGCGACGCAGTCGACCAAGGCGTCGTTGGCCGACCTGCCGCTGGACGAGCGCCTGTCCCAGCGCATCATCGACGGCGAGCGGGACGGCCTGGACGCCGACCTGGACGAGGCGATGGCCGCCGGCATCGCCCCCCTCGACATCATCAACACCCACCTGCTGGCCGGCATGAAGGTGGTCGGCGACCGCTTCGGCGCCGGGGAGATGCAGCTGCCGTTCGTCCTGCAGTCCGCCGAGACGATGAAGGCCGCCGTCGCCCACCTCGAACCGCACATGGACGCCGCCGACACCGGCGGCAAGGCGCGGGTGGTGCTGGCCACGGTCAAGGGCGACGTCCACGACATCGGCAAGAACCTCGTCGACATCATCCTGACCAACAACGGCTACGAGGTCCGCAACCTCGGCATCAAGCAGCCGATCGACGCGATCGTGCAGGCCGCGGAGGAGTTCGGCGCCGACGCCATCGGGCTGTCCGGCCTGCTGGTCAAGTCGACGGTGGTGATGCGCGACGACCTCGAGGAGCTCGTCCGCCGCCAGCTCGCCCACTACCCGGTCCTGCTCGGCGGCGCCGCCCTGACACGCGGCTACGTCGAGATCGACCTCCGCGAGCGCTACGACGGGCCGCTCTTCTACTGCAAGGACGCCTTCAGCGGCCTGCAGGTCATGGACCAGGTCGCCCAGCGCAAGGCCGGTGCCGACCTCGGCCCGACGTGGGGTCGAGAGGTCGGCGAGCGGCGCGTCCGCTCGACCGGGCCGTCGGACGTCGAGGGCGCGGACACCGCCGACGTCGTCCGCTCCGACGTCGCCACCGACGTGGACGTCCCCACCCCGCCGTTCTACGGCACCCGGGTCACGCGGGGCATCGGCCTGGACGAGATCGCGGACCACCTGAACACCACCACGCTGTTCCGCAACCAGTGGGGGTTCGACCGAGACCAGGCGGCGGAGGGGGAGGCGGCGCTCCGGCAGGTCCTCGCGAGGGCCCGGGCGGAGGCGCTGCTGGTGCCCGAAGCGGTCCACGGCTACTTCGCCTGCCAGTCCGAGGGGAACGACCTGATCGTCTACGAGGGGCCGGAGTCCGACGGCGTCGCCGCCCGGTTCACCTTCCCGCGGCAGACGCGCGGCCGACGTCTGTGCATCGCGGACTTCTTCCGCTCCGTCGAGTCCGGCGAGCGGGACGTGATCGCCTTCCACGCGGTCACGATGGGCCGGAGGGTCAGCGAGCGGGCCGCCGAGCTGTTCGCCGCCGACGCCTACACCGACTACCTGTACCTGCACGGCATCGGGGTCGAGATGGCCGAGGCGCTGGCCGAGCTGGTCCACAAGCGGATCCGCGCCGAGCTGGGCATCGGCGGTGACGACGCCGACGACGTCGCGGGGCTGTTCAAGCAGGGCTACCGCGGATCGCGGTACTCCTTCGGCTACGCCGCCTGCCCCGACCTCGAGTCCCGCAAGCCGCTCTTCGACCTGCTCGACGCCGGCCGGATCGGCCTCGAGCTGTCCGAGGAGTTCCAGCTGGTCCCCGAGCAGTCGACCGACGCCCTCATCGTCCACCACCCCGAGGCGAAGTACTTCAACGCTCGCTGA
- a CDS encoding ATP-binding protein: MPTTLDLSGTIAVGDLAARRITALARVVLAFGLVALASVDAVDLPSWFVWAAGLVWLPATSLLWFAEEGPPSQVRSLVAIGLDLVVLTTVMWIAPAHATTALLLLVALAGAVTYQGGVRLGATMGAVALGARWLAGAAHPDASFDAAQEGAIVVVAIAVVLLLQRALNVQRRDARSVRAFADASETIIARSTEGIVLTDLDGVVRHANPAAERVLADADGRPLVGAGCEERLALRTHSGQPLDCRTGCALAALCVDDEAVEVRRQVGGESQPLLASATAITGPNGQTAHLHSFRDITRLKQAEEAKTMFLATASHELKTPLTVIRGYAQLLRATTDERAAEALDVIDARSAQLSAIIDRLLLSSRIDAGRVELSTTTHDVSALLRDRVAEVQATFGRAVRADVAEGLHARISADAFITVLDHLVDNAVKYSPDGPPVVVRADAVEGRVLVSVADEGVGMTPEQVAHCFEKFWQAESTDVRRFGGTGIGLYIVRSLVEAMGGQVTIDSTLGVGTTVTVALVAAASPDVSRPPDSSGRHGDRVVPRGSVDEFMQQLGLTSGTGT, from the coding sequence ATGCCCACGACCCTCGACCTCTCCGGCACGATCGCCGTGGGAGACCTCGCCGCCCGCCGGATCACGGCGCTGGCGCGCGTCGTGCTGGCCTTCGGCCTCGTCGCCCTGGCGTCGGTCGACGCCGTCGACCTGCCGTCGTGGTTCGTGTGGGCCGCCGGCCTCGTGTGGCTGCCCGCCACGTCCCTCCTGTGGTTCGCCGAGGAGGGGCCGCCCAGCCAGGTCCGGTCCCTGGTGGCGATCGGGTTGGACCTCGTCGTGCTGACGACCGTGATGTGGATCGCGCCCGCCCACGCGACCACCGCGCTGCTGCTGCTCGTCGCCCTCGCCGGTGCCGTGACGTACCAGGGGGGCGTGCGCCTCGGGGCCACGATGGGCGCTGTCGCGCTGGGCGCCCGGTGGCTGGCCGGCGCGGCCCACCCCGACGCCTCCTTCGACGCGGCGCAGGAGGGCGCGATCGTGGTGGTCGCGATCGCCGTCGTGCTGCTGCTGCAGCGGGCCCTGAACGTCCAGCGCCGCGACGCCCGCAGCGTGCGGGCCTTCGCCGACGCCAGCGAGACGATCATCGCCCGGTCGACCGAGGGCATCGTCCTGACCGACCTCGACGGCGTCGTCCGGCACGCCAACCCCGCCGCAGAGCGCGTGCTGGCCGACGCCGACGGGCGTCCGCTGGTCGGCGCCGGGTGCGAGGAGCGCCTGGCGCTGCGCACGCACTCGGGGCAGCCACTCGACTGCCGCACCGGTTGCGCCCTGGCGGCCCTGTGCGTCGATGACGAGGCGGTCGAGGTGCGCCGCCAGGTGGGCGGGGAGTCCCAGCCGCTGCTGGCCAGCGCCACCGCCATCACCGGGCCGAACGGGCAGACCGCCCACCTCCACAGCTTCCGGGACATCACGCGGCTGAAGCAGGCGGAGGAGGCGAAGACGATGTTCCTCGCCACTGCGTCCCACGAGCTGAAGACCCCGCTGACCGTCATCCGGGGCTACGCCCAGCTGCTGCGCGCCACCACCGACGAGCGCGCCGCCGAGGCCCTCGACGTGATCGACGCCAGGTCGGCGCAGCTCTCGGCCATCATCGACCGGCTGCTCCTCTCGAGCCGCATCGACGCGGGGCGCGTGGAGCTGTCCACCACGACCCACGACGTGTCCGCGCTGCTGCGCGATCGCGTCGCCGAGGTGCAGGCGACCTTCGGCCGGGCGGTGCGCGCAGACGTCGCGGAGGGGTTGCACGCCCGCATCTCCGCCGACGCGTTCATCACGGTGCTCGACCACCTGGTCGACAACGCCGTCAAGTACTCCCCCGACGGACCGCCGGTGGTCGTCCGCGCCGACGCGGTCGAGGGCCGCGTGCTCGTCTCGGTCGCCGACGAGGGCGTGGGCATGACCCCGGAGCAGGTCGCCCACTGCTTCGAGAAGTTCTGGCAGGCCGAGTCGACGGACGTGCGCCGGTTCGGGGGGACCGGCATCGGCCTGTACATCGTCCGGTCCCTGGTCGAGGCGATGGGCGGCCAGGTCACGATCGACTCGACGCTGGGGGTCGGGACGACCGTCACGGTGGCGCTGGTGGCGGCCGCGTCGCCGGACGTGAGCAGACCGCCCGACAGCTCCGGCCGCCACGGCGACCGCGTCGTGCCGCGCGGGTCCGTCGACGAGTTCATGCAGCAGCTCGGGCTCACCTCGGGGACGGGGACGTGA
- a CDS encoding GNAT family N-acetyltransferase gives MLDLDAYTSDAVVKDGQTVHLRPIRPDDLDAMMRMWARLSPETIRMRFFAPRKMDAEQMRHFVELDNANRFALVATQHDEIVGVGRFDRLPEEPGTAEFAVLVEDAQHGRGLGTTLLRALMAPARDLGITRFHGDILSENRSMLRVMREAGFEPSMTGYGDTVAATFTTTPTEALLRTAGEQDRRAATAAISSVLHPRSVAVVGASRDRHSVGGMVLANLIAGGFDGPVFPVNASTDHVQSVPAYPDLASCPSVPETIYVCVPAAATPAVIDEAGRLGVRAAVILSAGFGESGPEGRELEEQVLAHARSHGMRLIGPNCMGVMNTAGVVRLNGSLSPIFPSSGRVSLSSQSGALGLTILAAAERLDVGLSSFASIGNKADISSNDLLQYWESDDETGVILLYLESFGNPRKFARLARRIGRTKPIVAVKSGRRDEGPVRALFEQAGVVRVGTLDQMFNTAKLLAKQPLPRGNRVAVLSNGGGPGALAADACLAGGMRLAELGSDTRTTAEGAAAYDLAPVTVHPTTAPEDYGDVLRALVADDAVDSVIAIFIPPVTLDPEAVGSAIAAATTGADKPVAVVFMSMDTPPDSLAGTGIPLYVFPESAAEALSHATRYAAWRERDLGHVVTFDDIDETAARRVADRVLAATSATTALAAADATDLLTAVGIATAPSRVAADAEEARAHAGALDGPFVVKPAAPIEKADRGLVRLALPDADAVADAVTELDRTLRAEGGDDVCEQGWLVQQMIPDGVEMVVGVRQDPTFGPIVLAGFGGALVELLGDVSMRIHPLTDTDVDDMLLQLKGYPLLTGYRGNPAVDVRSLRALLLRVGALVEAVPELESLDLNPVFVRRHGVSVVDARIRLTPGRRARDPLLE, from the coding sequence GTGCTCGACCTCGACGCCTACACGAGCGACGCCGTCGTCAAGGACGGGCAGACCGTCCACCTGCGGCCGATCCGCCCGGACGACCTCGACGCGATGATGCGGATGTGGGCCCGCCTGTCGCCCGAGACCATCCGGATGCGGTTCTTCGCCCCGCGGAAGATGGACGCAGAGCAGATGCGGCACTTCGTCGAGCTGGACAACGCCAACCGCTTCGCCCTGGTCGCCACGCAGCACGACGAGATCGTCGGCGTCGGGCGCTTCGACCGGCTGCCGGAGGAGCCGGGGACCGCCGAGTTCGCCGTGCTGGTCGAGGACGCGCAGCACGGTCGCGGGCTCGGCACGACGCTGCTGCGCGCGCTGATGGCGCCGGCCCGGGACCTCGGGATCACCCGCTTCCACGGCGACATCCTCAGCGAGAACCGGTCGATGCTCCGCGTGATGCGGGAGGCGGGGTTCGAGCCGTCGATGACGGGCTACGGGGACACGGTCGCCGCGACCTTCACGACGACGCCGACCGAGGCGCTGCTGCGGACGGCCGGCGAGCAGGACCGGCGTGCGGCGACGGCGGCGATCTCGAGCGTCCTGCACCCGCGCAGCGTCGCGGTCGTGGGCGCGAGCCGCGACCGCCACTCCGTCGGCGGGATGGTGCTGGCCAACCTGATCGCCGGTGGCTTCGACGGACCGGTCTTCCCGGTCAACGCGAGCACCGACCACGTGCAGTCGGTCCCCGCCTACCCCGACCTCGCGTCCTGTCCCTCGGTGCCCGAGACGATCTACGTGTGCGTGCCCGCCGCCGCCACCCCGGCGGTGATCGACGAGGCCGGTCGGCTGGGCGTCCGCGCGGCGGTGATCCTGTCGGCCGGCTTCGGCGAGTCCGGTCCAGAGGGTCGAGAGCTCGAGGAGCAGGTCCTCGCCCACGCCCGCTCCCACGGCATGCGCCTGATCGGCCCCAACTGCATGGGGGTGATGAACACCGCCGGGGTGGTCCGGTTGAACGGCAGCCTGAGCCCGATCTTCCCCTCCAGCGGCCGGGTGTCGCTGTCCAGCCAGTCCGGGGCGCTGGGGCTCACGATCCTGGCGGCCGCCGAGCGACTCGACGTCGGGCTCTCGTCGTTCGCGTCGATCGGGAACAAGGCCGACATCTCCTCGAACGACCTGCTGCAGTACTGGGAGTCCGACGACGAGACCGGCGTCATCCTGCTGTACCTCGAGTCCTTCGGGAACCCGCGGAAGTTCGCCCGGCTCGCCCGGCGCATCGGCCGGACCAAGCCCATCGTCGCGGTCAAGTCCGGCCGCAGAGACGAAGGCCCGGTGCGCGCGCTGTTCGAGCAGGCCGGCGTGGTGCGCGTCGGGACCCTCGACCAGATGTTCAACACCGCGAAGCTGCTCGCGAAGCAACCCCTCCCCCGGGGGAACCGGGTGGCGGTCCTGTCCAACGGCGGCGGTCCCGGGGCGCTCGCCGCCGACGCGTGCCTCGCCGGCGGGATGCGCCTGGCCGAGCTCGGCTCGGACACCCGCACCACCGCGGAGGGTGCCGCCGCCTACGACCTCGCCCCCGTGACCGTCCACCCCACCACCGCGCCCGAGGACTACGGCGACGTGCTCCGGGCTCTCGTGGCCGACGACGCCGTCGACTCGGTCATCGCCATCTTCATCCCGCCGGTGACCCTCGACCCCGAGGCCGTGGGCTCCGCGATCGCCGCGGCGACCACCGGGGCGGACAAGCCGGTCGCGGTCGTGTTCATGTCGATGGACACCCCGCCGGACTCGCTGGCCGGCACCGGGATCCCGCTGTACGTGTTCCCCGAGAGCGCCGCCGAGGCGCTGTCCCACGCCACCCGCTACGCCGCCTGGAGGGAGCGGGACCTCGGCCACGTGGTCACGTTCGACGACATCGACGAGACCGCCGCCCGGCGCGTGGCCGACCGGGTGCTCGCCGCCACGTCGGCGACGACCGCACTCGCGGCCGCGGACGCCACCGACCTGCTCACCGCGGTCGGGATCGCCACGGCCCCGAGCCGCGTCGCCGCCGACGCCGAGGAGGCGCGCGCCCACGCCGGGGCACTCGACGGCCCGTTCGTGGTGAAGCCGGCCGCCCCGATCGAGAAGGCCGACCGCGGGTTGGTCCGCCTCGCCCTGCCCGACGCCGACGCGGTCGCCGACGCGGTCACCGAGCTGGACCGCACCCTCCGGGCCGAGGGAGGGGACGACGTGTGCGAGCAGGGCTGGCTGGTCCAGCAGATGATCCCCGACGGCGTCGAGATGGTCGTCGGCGTCCGCCAGGACCCCACCTTCGGACCGATCGTCCTCGCGGGGTTCGGGGGTGCGCTGGTCGAGCTGCTCGGCGACGTGTCGATGCGGATCCACCCGCTGACCGACACCGACGTCGACGACATGCTGCTGCAGCTGAAGGGCTACCCGCTCCTGACGGGGTACAGGGGCAACCCGGCGGTGGACGTCCGCTCCCTGCGGGCCCTGCTGCTGCGCGTCGGCGCCCTCGTCGAAGCCGTCCCCGAGCTCGAGTCGCTCGACCTGAACCCCGTCTTCGTGCGCCGCCACGGCGTCTCCGTCGTCGATGCGCGGATCCGGCTCACCCCCGGTCGGCGGGCGCGGGATCCGCTGCTCGAGTAG
- a CDS encoding flavin reductase family protein, with the protein MPILDPADLSERETYFLMTSLVVPRPIAWVGTTSAAGVDNVAPHSYFNMISSDPPIVHFTSSGEKDTLVNVRATGVFTISVVSRPLLEAMNATAADVPPEVSEFDHVDVTAARAETVDAPYVAESPATFECRLRTILSMGTGHMVFGDVTRVRVDDRVWVDGRVDIAALDPVGRLSGSQYTMSETIIKRPRPTWQDLTEA; encoded by the coding sequence ATGCCGATCCTCGACCCCGCCGACCTCTCCGAGCGCGAGACGTACTTCCTGATGACCAGCCTGGTCGTCCCGCGGCCGATCGCCTGGGTGGGCACGACCAGCGCAGCGGGCGTGGACAACGTGGCCCCGCACTCCTACTTCAACATGATCTCCTCGGACCCGCCGATCGTGCACTTCACGTCCTCCGGCGAGAAGGACACGCTGGTCAACGTGCGCGCGACCGGGGTGTTCACGATCTCGGTGGTGTCCCGCCCGCTGCTCGAGGCGATGAACGCCACCGCCGCCGACGTGCCGCCGGAGGTGAGCGAGTTCGACCACGTCGACGTCACCGCCGCGCGGGCCGAGACCGTCGACGCGCCGTACGTGGCCGAGTCGCCCGCCACGTTCGAGTGCCGGCTCCGGACGATCCTGTCGATGGGCACCGGCCACATGGTCTTCGGCGACGTCACCCGCGTGCGGGTCGACGACCGCGTCTGGGTCGACGGTCGCGTGGACATCGCCGCACTCGACCCCGTCGGCCGGCTCAGCGGGAGCCAGTACACGATGAGCGAGACGATCATCAAGCGGCCGCGACCGACGTGGCAGGACCTGACGGAGGCGTAG
- a CDS encoding crotonase/enoyl-CoA hydratase family protein, whose amino-acid sequence MELTTLLYDVADAVATITLNRPERLNTIVPPMPEEFAQAITAATRDADVKVIVVRGAGRSFCAGYDFGGGFSHWDAHMTTDGRWDPGKDFAFSTAPQLSPTQQFMSMWRTPKPVIVQVHGWCVGGGSDTALCGDLVIASEDARIGTPYSRMWGAYLSGMWLYRLGLTRAKEYALTGKPLSGREAADVGLINEAVPFDQLEDTVAARAAQLASIPSSQLAAMKLIVNQAYENMGLASTQTLGPILDGLMRNTPDALAFIERAATEGVGAVVADRDGPFADYSQAPPDEQPDPSHVIEP is encoded by the coding sequence GTGGAGCTGACCACGCTGCTGTACGACGTGGCCGACGCGGTGGCCACGATCACGCTGAACCGACCCGAGCGGCTGAACACGATCGTGCCGCCGATGCCGGAGGAGTTCGCGCAGGCGATCACCGCGGCCACGCGCGACGCGGACGTCAAGGTCATCGTCGTCCGCGGCGCCGGCCGGTCGTTCTGCGCCGGCTACGACTTCGGCGGCGGGTTCAGCCACTGGGACGCGCACATGACCACGGACGGGCGTTGGGACCCCGGCAAGGACTTCGCGTTCTCGACCGCGCCGCAGCTCAGCCCGACCCAGCAGTTCATGAGCATGTGGCGGACGCCGAAGCCGGTGATCGTCCAGGTCCACGGCTGGTGCGTCGGCGGCGGGAGCGACACCGCGCTGTGCGGGGACCTGGTCATCGCGTCGGAGGACGCGCGGATCGGCACGCCCTACTCGCGGATGTGGGGGGCGTACCTGTCCGGGATGTGGCTGTACCGGCTGGGGCTCACCCGGGCGAAGGAGTACGCGCTGACCGGCAAGCCCCTCTCGGGCCGCGAGGCCGCCGACGTCGGGCTGATCAACGAGGCGGTCCCCTTCGATCAGCTCGAGGACACCGTGGCGGCGCGGGCCGCGCAGCTCGCGTCCATCCCGTCGTCGCAGCTGGCGGCCATGAAGCTGATCGTGAACCAGGCGTACGAGAACATGGGGCTCGCGAGCACCCAGACCCTCGGCCCGATCCTCGACGGGCTGATGCGCAACACCCCCGACGCCCTCGCGTTCATCGAGCGGGCCGCGACCGAGGGGGTGGGCGCCGTCGTCGCGGACCGCGACGGACCGTTCGCCGACTACAGCCAGGCCCCACCCGACGAGCAACCCGACCCCTCCCACGTCATCGAGCCCTGA
- a CDS encoding response regulator has product MKIVVCDDSKAMRMIVMRMLKQTEYADAEFIQAEDGLQGVAAVKEHEPELVLSDWNMPNMSGIDFLRTLRAEGIGVTFGFVTSESTAEMREIAIKAGASFTIAKPFTAETFSDVMATTPL; this is encoded by the coding sequence ATGAAGATCGTCGTGTGCGACGACTCGAAGGCCATGCGCATGATCGTCATGCGCATGCTGAAGCAGACCGAGTACGCCGACGCAGAGTTCATCCAGGCCGAGGACGGCCTGCAGGGCGTCGCCGCGGTCAAGGAGCACGAGCCGGAGCTGGTCCTCAGCGACTGGAACATGCCGAACATGAGCGGCATCGACTTCCTCCGCACGCTCCGCGCCGAGGGCATCGGCGTGACCTTCGGGTTCGTGACGTCGGAGTCCACCGCCGAGATGCGCGAGATCGCGATCAAGGCCGGCGCGTCCTTCACCATCGCCAAGCCGTTCACCGCCGAGACGTTCTCCGACGTCATGGCCACGACCCCCCTGTAG
- a CDS encoding chemotaxis protein CheX, with amino-acid sequence MELTEADIHALVEEIWASYLMLDVVPAPAPGSEGQSLSALIHIHGSWEGTVILHCTRALSEQIAGAMFAVDPGELTDDEIGDAVGEIVNMLGGSVKSLVDGPASLSLPTVIGGAQYVVQIPGSTVLNEVWFTTGDQPMVVSILQRASAEIPATL; translated from the coding sequence ATGGAGCTCACCGAAGCGGACATCCACGCCCTCGTCGAGGAGATCTGGGCCTCGTACCTGATGCTGGACGTCGTGCCCGCCCCCGCACCCGGATCGGAGGGCCAGAGCCTGAGCGCCCTGATCCACATCCACGGGTCCTGGGAGGGCACGGTCATCCTGCACTGCACCCGCGCGCTGTCCGAGCAGATCGCCGGCGCGATGTTCGCCGTCGACCCCGGCGAGCTGACGGACGACGAGATCGGCGACGCGGTCGGCGAGATCGTCAACATGCTCGGCGGCAGCGTGAAGTCGCTGGTCGACGGCCCCGCCAGCCTGTCGCTGCCGACGGTGATCGGCGGCGCCCAGTACGTCGTCCAGATCCCCGGCTCGACGGTCCTCAACGAGGTGTGGTTCACCACCGGCGACCAGCCGATGGTGGTGTCCATCCTGCAGCGGGCCTCCGCCGAGATCCCCGCCACCCTGTGA